The DNA sequence tccttcaaaataaaatgctaGACAACGCATTTTATATCGAAGATCAAGAACCAACCTAACATACAACAAAAGATTCATTTAGTTTAATTACATTCATCTTATTATATACAGAAAAATTTAGATTAATACATTCATCTAATCTAGATTAATACATTCGATAGCTAGCATCTACACCGTTATTTCTACAATTTTGCTTGAACTGAGCATTGAATATGCAAGAGCTGATATGAACAGAGtattaaatagattaattttaattatgttgaaCAAAACCCTAACGGTCACACTCGCCGTTCCATACATGTGTCTTTCGCAGAACTTTGAAGTAAGGCAAACACTTGTCGGTGGATCTTGACACGAACCTATTATGAGCCGCCACTCGACCAACCAGTCTTTGCACCTCATTTATGCTTCAGGGTGAGCCATGTTGAGGATAACCTCCACCTTTTCAGGGTTGGCTATGATTCTGCGTTCTGACACCATGAATCTCATAAGCTTCCCTGATCTGATGCCAAAGGCACACTTCGCCGAGTTCAACTTCATTTGGTATTGTCTCAATATTGCGAAAGCCTCCCTCAGATTGTTCAAGTGTTTCTTCAGAGTCCCACTTTTAACTAACAGGTCATCCACATAGACCTCAATGTTTCTTCTTATATGATTTTTGAACATATGGTTGACCAACTGTTGGCAGGTAGCCCCCGCGTTCTTCAGCCCAAAAGGCATTGTCGTGTAACAATGCATGCCTCGGTCGGTAATGAATGAGGTTTTCTCCTCGTCCTTTGGATTCATGTGAATCTGGTTATATCCAGAGTAAGCATCCATGAAGATGAGCATATGATGACTTGACGTGGAGTCGACGATCAGATCGATGCGGGGAAGTGAGAAGTTGTCCTCTTGGCAGGCTTTGTTGAGGTCGGTGAAGTCAATACAAATTCTTCATTTGCCGCTCGGACTTTTCACAAGAACCACGTTGGACAACCATTCTGGCTAGTGGGCTTCTCGGATGAATCCGACGGCTAAGAGGCACTTCCTCAGCTATGGCGACATTCTTTTCCACACTAACACTTCGACGTTTCTGCCTCACCCATTGGGCATTTGGGTCTATCCTAAGGCTATGTTGTATGACTTTGGGGGCTATTCCGGGCATGTTCTTGTAGCTCCAAGTGAATACATTTTGGTGCTCGACGAGGAGTTGCTACATGGCGCTCTGCACCTCAGGCAACATTTTGCAATCGATCATTTTCGTGGCTTATGGTCGATTCGAGCTTAAGGGAACAAATTCCAATAGCTCGTTTGGTTCTACCTTTCTAAGTCTCTGCTCATCTTGGATTTCACCTTTAGCTAGGGCACAAACGGGCGGTGGCGGCAAGGTGTAGTCATCCATCGTGAGGCATACTGCGTTCACCCTACCACTCGGAGGCACCCCTTCTTGGGTATGTTCTCGCCTCTCTTTTGCGGCGTCTCCTCCTCCAATCCTGGGAGTTTTGCTTCCTTGTTGGTCAGCTTCCATGTTTGTCAGCACTATTGGTGAGCTTTCGAGTTGTTTGGAATGGAGTGTTGCAAGCATACAAAGTACATGCAAGATCTACAaggatcccacagacggcgccactattaacgtcgtgtttcgtacgtCTTTGAGCCAGGTTCCAACAACTCAGATCTTCAAAATTGGGCTtgcgaaaatagagaagaaagaaactAGGATAGGGTAGCCTTAGAGTTGGGGAGactccaatgccaaagttagtagagtattttagaagtttgtaaataatgagagagtctagAGATGAGAGAGCGTTGTCGTACCtgtaaattactatttatactggGAGTTTAGGGGGAGGGGGGACAGATCGTGCTTGCCCCCATGGAGTTCATGTTCTTTTTACTATTCCTTTTATCAGAGCCCTTTAATTCAGGGTGCATCTCTGACGGTGTCATTAATGTAGTGTGTAGCTTGGGTAGTAGTGCCATTAATGTACCGTAGTTCCTTGATTTGCCTTACTTTGCTGGTATCTTTGATGGTTTGTCAATGTTCTCATGTCAAAAGATCAAAGGTCATTCGTCTTTCTTGTTTTGCCTTGTATGAGTCCCCATGAGCAGGGTTCGACCAAGCGACATCAGGCCTGTCCATCACATCAGCCATCATTGCTTACTTTTCCTTATCGGCAAGTTACTTCATGGGCAAGTTTGGCCTTGGGGCTAGGTATTGGGGCGAGGCCCATTATTCTCGGCCGAGCGCCTAGTGGGCTTATGAGTGAGGGGGAAATCCCCTTATACTACCCATTTGAGTTATGTCAGATGCTAACtttcatttcacttttattCAAGACTCGAAAAATTAGAATCAGGTACAGATTCAGGTAAGGACTGATTCAACGAATTGAGTGATTCATGACAATTTTGAATTGGTTATtttaatatagataaaaatattaaaaatcacatATAATGCAATACAAGCATCTCATGTCGTATAcacaaaagtataaaatataaatttattaactagttttaataaaattatgatatgaatccaaatagtttcaataaatttgtaatttatatatttaaccaCAATTATCCACATTTTATTGCCTCGTataccaaaaagataaaaatcattAAGTTATAAGCACATTTcaaatttagtattttatgtGCAATCataatttaatctaaaatattcatttatctCCAAATTTTTTGGTTCatagaggaaaaaagaagtacatgttttatcttttaattttttgcggTTCTTAACTtcttattgaataaaatgatgataaagttaatatataattatttctctcatatttttgtatgagaattaaaaaaaccacataccaatatgtgatttatcattctatttaaccacatatatttacacattaatatgtatgtattgaagtataagaataaaaatgacaaatcacatgttagTGTGTGATATAAGAaatgataagtataattttttattaaaagaaatctcAGTTGTTaaactacataaaaataaatacagttTTAAATCAGTTGAAATTGATTCAAACAAGTCTAAAATCAGTTAGAATTGGTCTAAATTGATATATTGAAGCAGTTCAGTGAATAATTCAAAAAGTTCACTAAAATCGATTCGATTTCTTACTGATTTAATTTGAATCAATTGGAATCAAACCATATTTTCAAGCCTTACTTTTATTACACTATGTTTTTGTAGCGTTTTCATTGACTATTAAATCGGCCCTtagtctttaaataaaaaatttcaccgTTGATGAATAATATCGTTACAATAGGATAAGAGTAGAATGTGATTGTAATATAGAGGTTCTTGCGCCTTATTCCAATTcaataatattgtattaataagtGTCATTTTTCCctcaatttttgaacttattaaggcttatttggatattgaaaatgttttatattgttttatctaatctcatcattataatttttttaaatttctacacaaaatataataaataatttaattttttcaaatcttaaaataataataataatattaaaaaataatattataataatattttattcaacatttaacttttatctaaaattatcacATCTCATTTAACTATTTAAATCACACCTAATTCAGAAAATATTAACCACGATGCATAATATTTCAACTAATTAGAATGAAGTGatcataattattaaagaaGAGTTATGCtacataaaaatcttataaaaaagtaaaattatatattttttagtgataTAAGAAGTGTGAAACTTATGTCTAGAATACACGCTAAGAAAATCTACTCTTGTACGCATAGAtagcactacaagaaaatctattcagaaaaaaaatctaccgttgataataattaattagtgcttttttttttttttaaaaagatagcactaattaattattatcaacGGTTCCGTACAACACAAAGTCAATCCAGCGGCTATTACTACCCTACACGCGAGTCCCTTGCTGAGAGTCCAGGTACCGCGCTCATAGACGGCTATATGGTCATCTCCAAGCTCATATCTTGGCCTTCTCTCGCTCGCAGTTTCAGCGGAACTCAAAATGGGTACTCTCTCAGTTACTGGGCTTCTCTtccaatcacaaaaccctaaacccaGAATCCCGTTCTCCACTAATTTCACAAATCAAGTTATCTTCCCCAACCCAGTATCCAAACTAAGGCTTTTACAAGCCCTTCCCAACTCTTCTTCCATATCCATCGAAGAAAATCCTGGAAAGAAAGCTCCCACTCTCCGAGAAATCTGCCAAGGTCACGTTCCCGAACACGTAATACGCAGGTCTAATTCTAACTCTGTCACTGTGTTTAAACCAGTTCTTTCTATTACCATACCATCAATAAAGTTCATCATTTGATTACATGGTAATGACATGTGAAAATTACAAGAGAGATACTAGAAAATGGAAATGCAATAAAGCTGAAATAAACGTTCATATTCAAGGGCTGAGGAGGTTGGATATACTAGACCAACAGACGTACAACTACAAGCACTGCCAATTCTGTTTTCAGGGTGCGATTGCATTCTTCATGCGCAGGTTAAGTCTGCGCCATCGGAACTGATTTCgcgttttattttttcactttaattaatagtattttcGTATGATTCATGTCTGTCCCGATGTGTACTGTCAGTACTGACCAGGCTTtatgtggtatatatatatatatatattttgttggggTCCTTTAGACAGGTTCTGGGAAGACACTGGCATACCTTCTACTGATCTTTTCTGTCATAAACACTCAAAAATCCGCTGTGCAAGCAGTGATAGTAGTGCCCACCCGGGAACTTGGCATGCAAGTAAGAGTGTCATTCTTGAGTTCTCTCTCgcttgaagttttatttttctcattttctatgcactataataatattgttatttctctctctctctctctctctataaaagGTCACGAAAGTTGCTCGGATGTTGGCTGCGAAGCATGTTGAACTTGAATTGGAGCAGAAATGTTGTACTGTCATGGCTCTTTTAGATGGAGGAATGTTGAGAAGGCACAATAGTTGGCTAAAGGTGCTGCATATTTCTGTTTTCATTATAAAGTTTCATGGCTTTGATGTTCGTGAAATAAAGGCTAGTAGTTGATAAGGTGCCGATGTCTGTTGCTGAAACTTTTGTTCCGTGCTTAACATTCTGAATGAACTTTAAACATCGGTTTAATCCTCCCCTTCTGAGAAAACATGCAacaaatatacaataaaaaatgaaacaattagTTGCTTTTTTCCCCTTGGGTCTTCCTCTTGCTAGAGCTTATTTTGCTCTCACAGTGCCCTATGTGATACAATTTGACTACATAATTGCTTCTTTTGGTGCCATAGTAGGTGGGAATGTATAACAAGTTAtcataagaaaaacaaattttgtttaccaattaaaaaaagaagtcgTGCAGAGGAGTGACTGTGGAGTCGGTTGATTCTAAGCATATGGGATTCTGCTCTAAAAAAGGGCTGAAATTTGTGTTCGCATTTTAATGGAAAATCTTCTTGGTGAATAGGAGCTTTTTAAGTCTTAATATGACGTATATTGACTGGGTCTTAAGTTGGACTGAATAGCCGGATGGGGAGTGTAATTGAATTATAAGTTGCAGTGCAAGGTGGATTCATATGCAGATTCATGAAAGGCTCTgtagtttcttttttattagcCTCTTCATTTGTAGAATTTTCTGGTATTTCAGATGATATGTTATAGTttgcaataatatatatgatttagaCTATGGTCCTGACCTGAACAGGTtgcaattttgttttgtttgtcatTTTTGTGGCATTGCGGTAATTGGTATGGAGATTTTTAGCTTTCCGCATTTGCTTATTGACCAGTTACTGATAGTACTATGTAGCCAGAAAAAGATTATGCATATCTTTTGAGTGATTTTTCAAAGCATAAAAATTTCAGGCAGAGCCCCCTACAATagttgttgcaacaataagaaGTTTGTGCCAGATGCTGGAGAAGCAAACCTTAAAGCTCGAATCAATGAGGGTACTGATAATTGATGAGgtaattgaattttaattttaatttttgttttgaaggcTACTCTTTTTATAGCTTAAAGATGTGTAAACGAATGTTATGCTTACAAAATGTTAGATGAGTCTTCCTGGAATTCAGacaatatttgtttaaaaagaGGAACAAAAGCACGGATTTGACTATCTTATATGTGCTCTATTGGCACTTTAAGAAAACTAGGGAAGGCAGCATTTGCTTTAGAGGATTTTTTGTTCCAAAAATATGTTTGAGACTAATTTCACTTGAACTGTTCTATTTGTTGCCATCTTATTTATTCCTTTTCTACAGGcctttattttatgaaatagtcTTCTACAAAGAGTGAAATTTCAAGTTTAATAATTGTGTTAGGTTGATTTCATGttcaattcttcaaaagaaGTCGGTTCTCTTCGAAAGCTTTTGACCTCATATTCATCACTCAACAACCGTCAGACTGTTTTTGCCAGTGCCTCCATCCCTCAGCACAGACGATTTTTGCATGACTGTATACAGCAAAAGTGGACCAAGGTTTGCTGATATTTCTGGTTACACTGTTATCTTCATTTGGATTTGACATGATACTACCACCATTTTTCTAGCATATTATGATTTTCATACAATTAACAGAGTGATGTGATTCATGTCCATGCCAATCCAATTCAGCCCATGCCATCATGCCTATATCATAGATTCGTGGTAAGAAATCTTTAGGGTGTAAGTCATACTCTGTTGTGCTTCTCATTTCAAACGTGCTAATCCTGTGTTGCATGACAGATTTATGGCAAGAACAGAAAGCATCAGATTTTGCTCTCTTTACTACTGTCTGATGCACCTGAGTCTAGCATTATCTTCGTTGGTGAGCAGGTCCACAGAATATATCCTTCtctatttattcatttcttaaaactaATTTGGTGAGTATGTCAATGTCTTTTTGAAGGTATTATTTTATGAAGATATCCACTAGGTGTTGTGGTTATTATTGGCCATTTTGCCAGACAAATCACCTGGTATATATAGATATCTCATGGGTCTAGTGAAGATATAACGTCCAAACCACAAAGTAATAT is a window from the Juglans regia cultivar Chandler chromosome 7, Walnut 2.0, whole genome shotgun sequence genome containing:
- the LOC109010470 gene encoding DEAD-box ATP-dependent RNA helicase 58, chloroplastic isoform X1, whose protein sequence is MGTLSVTGLLFQSQNPKPRIPFSTNFTNQVIFPNPVSKLRLLQALPNSSSISIEENPGKKAPTLREICQGHVPEHVIRRAEEVGYTRPTDVQLQALPILFSGCDCILHAQTGSGKTLAYLLLIFSVINTQKSAVQAVIVVPTRELGMQVTKVARMLAAKHVELELEQKCCTVMALLDGGMLRRHNSWLKAEPPTIVVATIRSLCQMLEKQTLKLESMRVLIIDEVDFMFNSSKEVGSLRKLLTSYSSLNNRQTVFASASIPQHRRFLHDCIQQKWTKSDVIHVHANPIQPMPSCLYHRFVIYGKNRKHQILLSLLLSDAPESSIIFVGEQSEKSKKAGNTPSTTLLVEFLKASYVGCSDIHLLEEDTNFHLRAASLSEVRQGGNYILVATDIAARGVDLPETTHIYNFDLPRTAVDYLHRAGRTGRKPFSENKCTVTSILLSEERFVLKRYENELLFNCEELIL
- the LOC109010470 gene encoding DEAD-box ATP-dependent RNA helicase 58, chloroplastic isoform X2 is translated as MQVTKVARMLAAKHVELELEQKCCTVMALLDGGMLRRHNSWLKAEPPTIVVATIRSLCQMLEKQTLKLESMRVLIIDEVDFMFNSSKEVGSLRKLLTSYSSLNNRQTVFASASIPQHRRFLHDCIQQKWTKSDVIHVHANPIQPMPSCLYHRFVIYGKNRKHQILLSLLLSDAPESSIIFVGEQSEKSKKAGNTPSTTLLVEFLKASYVGCSDIHLLEEDTNFHLRAASLSEVRQGGNYILVATDIAARGVDLPETTHIYNFDLPRTAVDYLHRAGRTGRKPFSENKCTVTSILLSEERFVLKRYENELLFNCEELIL